One Cynocephalus volans isolate mCynVol1 chromosome 5, mCynVol1.pri, whole genome shotgun sequence DNA window includes the following coding sequences:
- the LOC134377914 gene encoding olfactory receptor 2B6 encodes MNWANESIPREFILLGFSDQPWLEFPLFIVFLISYIVTIFGNLTIILVSRLDSKLHTPMYFFLTNLSFLDVCYTTSTVPQMLVNLCSTRKIISYGGCVAQLFMFLALGATECVLLAVMSFDRFVAVCRPLHYSVIMHQRLCFQLAAASWITGFGNSVWLSTLTLQLPLCGPYVIDHFLCEVPALLKLSCVDTTANEAELFFVSVLFHLLPLTLILISYAFIAQAVLRIQSPEGQQKAFGTCGSHLIVVSLFYGTAISMYLQTPSHNSKDRGKMVSLFYGIIAPMLNPLIYTLRNKEVKEAFKRLVARVLNKK; translated from the coding sequence ATGAATTGGGCAAATGAGAGCATTCCACGGGAGTTCATTCTGTTAGGTTTCTCAGATCAACCATGGCTGGAGTTTCCACTCTTTATAGTGTTCTTGATTTCTTACATTGTGACCATCTTTGGCAATCTGACAATTATTCTAGTTTCACGCCTGGACTCCAAACTCCATACCCCCATGTATTTCTTTCTTACCAATCTGTCATTTCTAGATGTTTGCTATACTACAAGTACAGTTCCACAAATGCTGGTAAATTTATGCAGCACCAGGAAGATAATTAGTTACGGTGGCTGTGTGGCCCAGCTTTTTATGTTTCTGGCCTTGGGGGCTACTGAGTGTGTTCTGCTGGCAGTCATGTCCTTTGATAGGTTTGTAGCTGTTTGCCGGCCTCTCCATTACTCAGTAATCATGCACCAAAGGCTTTGCTTCCAGTTGGCAGCTGCATCCTGGATTACTGGTTTCGGTAACTCAGTGTGGTTGTCTACCTTGACTCTCCAGCTGCCACTCTGTGGCCCTTATGTAATAgatcactttctctgtgaagtcccTGCACTGCTCAAGTTGTCCTGTGTTGATACAACAGCAAATGAGGCTGAACTATTCTTCGTTAGCGTGCTCTTCCATCTATTACCCCTGACACTCATCCTTATATCATATGCTTTTATTGCTCAAGCAGTCTTGAGAATCCAATCTCCTGAAGGTCAACAAAAAGCATTTGGGACATGTGGCTCCCATCTAATTGTGGTGTCACTTTTTTATGGTACAGCTATCTCCATGTACCTGCAAACACCTTCACACAACTCCAAAGACCGGGGAAAGATGGTTTCCCTCTTCTATGGCATCATTGCACCCATGCTGAACCCCCTTATATATACACTTAGGAACAAAGAGGTAAAGGAGGCCTTTAAAAGGTTGGTTGCAAGAGTcttaaacaagaaataa